One genomic region from Haloarcula taiwanensis encodes:
- a CDS encoding ATP:cob(I)alamin adenosyltransferase yields MTIYTGRGDQGQTDLRNMERVSKDSRRIEAYGTVDEVNALVGVVRPTGHDDIDEKLRVIQNHLHIVQADFANPSPEEDDPRIQESHVETLEDLIDEADSELDPLESFILPSGSEPGAKLHHARAVCRRAERRCVSFAAEEAGVNETAIIYLNRLSDALFTLARLVNKREGIREENPEY; encoded by the coding sequence ATGACTATCTACACCGGTCGCGGCGATCAGGGCCAGACAGATCTCCGGAACATGGAGCGGGTATCGAAGGACAGCCGCCGTATCGAGGCGTACGGCACTGTCGACGAGGTGAACGCGCTGGTCGGTGTCGTCAGGCCGACCGGCCACGACGATATCGATGAAAAGCTCCGGGTCATCCAGAACCACCTCCACATCGTTCAGGCCGACTTCGCCAACCCCAGCCCAGAGGAGGACGACCCACGGATACAGGAGTCCCACGTCGAGACGCTCGAAGATCTCATCGACGAGGCCGATTCGGAGCTGGACCCGCTCGAATCGTTCATCCTCCCCTCCGGGTCGGAGCCGGGGGCGAAGCTTCACCACGCCCGCGCGGTCTGTCGCCGTGCCGAGCGCCGTTGCGTCTCCTTTGCCGCCGAGGAGGCCGGCGTCAACGAGACGGCTATCATCTACCTGAACCGGCTCTCGGACGCCCTGTTCACGCTCGCCCGCCTCGTCAACAAGCGCGAGGGCATCCGCGAGGAAAACCCCGAGTACTGA
- a CDS encoding glycine dehydrogenase (aminomethyl-transferring) — protein sequence MKYDQARWTDDSEDLYEPLLSEKANKTVAVEDSPLPDDLTRDSLSLPDPAEPELARHYTRLSQMNYGVESGPFPLGSCTMKYNPSFTEDVAGRADAAIHPDRPDSTVQGTLALCHRLQDYLGRIGGMDAVTLQPPAGAAGEFTGIQIAKAYHEHNDDERPEVVIPDSAHGTNFATAAMAGYEVVELPSGDDGRVDIEALEAAVGDDTAALMLTNPNTLGLFERDIERIADIVHDAGGLLYYDGANLNALLGRARPGDMGFDVMHYNVHKTFATPHGGGGPGAGPVGVREGLAQFLPNPHVRERGGNYEHYEPSNSVGKVHGFYGNWPVLLKTFAYIARLGDEGLRDASAKAVLNANYLAEQIEYDVPFGPFHHEFVASAGEQDAADAAKRMLDYGVHPPTTKWPEIVDEALMTEPTESETKRSLDQLAAAFNAVAGDSDAELADAPSRPTAKRIDQATAARTPRLSWQALDDT from the coding sequence GTGAAATACGATCAAGCGCGCTGGACTGACGACAGCGAGGACCTGTACGAGCCGCTGCTCTCGGAGAAAGCGAACAAGACGGTCGCGGTCGAGGACTCGCCGCTACCCGATGACCTGACGCGAGACAGTCTCTCACTGCCGGACCCAGCCGAGCCCGAACTGGCCCGGCACTACACGCGCCTCTCGCAGATGAACTACGGCGTCGAGAGCGGGCCGTTCCCACTCGGTTCGTGTACGATGAAGTACAACCCCTCCTTTACAGAGGATGTCGCTGGACGAGCCGATGCTGCCATCCACCCGGACCGACCCGATTCGACGGTCCAGGGGACGCTGGCACTGTGTCATCGCCTGCAGGACTATCTCGGCCGCATCGGTGGCATGGACGCCGTGACGCTGCAGCCACCCGCCGGCGCGGCCGGCGAGTTCACCGGAATACAGATCGCAAAGGCGTACCACGAACACAACGACGACGAGCGCCCGGAGGTCGTCATCCCGGACTCGGCACACGGCACGAACTTCGCGACAGCGGCGATGGCCGGGTACGAGGTCGTCGAGCTCCCGAGCGGCGACGACGGTCGCGTCGACATCGAGGCACTGGAGGCGGCTGTCGGCGACGATACCGCCGCGCTGATGCTCACGAATCCCAACACGCTGGGGCTGTTCGAGCGCGACATCGAGCGCATCGCCGACATCGTCCACGACGCCGGTGGCCTGCTGTACTACGACGGCGCGAACCTCAACGCGCTGCTGGGGCGCGCTCGCCCCGGCGACATGGGCTTTGACGTGATGCACTACAACGTCCACAAGACGTTCGCGACGCCCCACGGCGGCGGTGGCCCCGGTGCTGGTCCGGTCGGCGTCCGCGAGGGACTGGCCCAGTTCCTCCCGAACCCACACGTCAGAGAGCGCGGCGGGAACTACGAACACTACGAGCCGTCGAACTCCGTCGGGAAGGTGCATGGCTTCTACGGCAACTGGCCGGTGCTGCTCAAGACCTTCGCGTACATCGCCAGACTGGGCGACGAAGGGCTCCGCGACGCCAGCGCGAAGGCCGTGTTGAACGCGAACTATCTCGCCGAGCAGATCGAGTACGACGTTCCGTTTGGCCCGTTCCACCACGAGTTCGTCGCCAGCGCGGGCGAGCAAGACGCTGCAGACGCGGCCAAGCGGATGCTCGATTACGGCGTCCACCCGCCGACGACGAAGTGGCCCGAAATCGTCGACGAGGCGCTGATGACCGAGCCCACGGAGAGCGAAACCAAGCGCTCGCTGGACCAGCTCGCGGCCGCGTTCAACGCTGTGGCCGGTGACTCGGACGCCGAACTGGCCGACGCACCGTCGCGTCCGACGGCGAAACGCATCGACCAGGCGACTGCGGCCCGGACCCCGCGGCTCTCCTGGCAAGCGCTTGACGACACGTAG
- a CDS encoding glycine dehydrogenase (aminomethyl-transferring) codes for MSDSDSHATGSPYAPQTAAETAAMLDAVGADDLESLFDVPESVAFDGEFGINARSERATRREVAGLLSRNADLTEFLGRGHYDHYVPSVVDDLASRSEFLTSYTQYQPEVAQGFLQALFEFQSILVELTGLGVANCSMYDDATALGEAATLSQRVRSVSGDRILVPEHLRESKRAVLSNYADGPALTIESYPMTDGAVDVPALSDQLGDDTAMVYAESPTVRGVIEERLGAIGDLAHDHEALFCLGSDPLALSLLERPVDVGADVVVGDAASLGTGTAYGFGLGMFVTREEYLRQVPGRLVGASEDAADRRAYTLTLQTREQHIRKERATSNICTNQAWVALRTAMHAAWLGPDGLVDLAEDCVTRARDLADRLDDIVGVKAPIHGRHHFREFLARTDQPASAIVADLAAEGFAVHAVDDHLVQVCTTETTADATDEFVAAFREVAK; via the coding sequence ATGAGCGATAGTGATTCACACGCGACAGGCAGTCCGTACGCACCGCAAACGGCTGCAGAGACCGCGGCGATGCTCGACGCGGTCGGGGCCGACGACCTCGAATCGCTGTTCGACGTTCCCGAGTCCGTTGCTTTCGACGGCGAGTTCGGCATCAATGCCCGGAGCGAGCGGGCGACCCGCCGAGAAGTCGCCGGCCTCCTGAGCCGCAACGCCGACCTTACCGAGTTCCTTGGCCGCGGCCACTACGATCATTACGTCCCGAGCGTCGTCGACGACCTCGCAAGCCGGTCTGAGTTTTTGACCTCCTACACGCAGTATCAGCCCGAGGTCGCACAGGGGTTCCTGCAGGCCCTCTTCGAGTTCCAGTCGATACTGGTGGAACTCACGGGGCTGGGCGTTGCTAACTGCTCTATGTACGACGATGCGACGGCGCTGGGTGAGGCGGCGACGCTCTCCCAGCGCGTCCGCTCGGTGTCTGGCGACCGGATTCTGGTCCCTGAACACCTTCGGGAGAGCAAACGAGCCGTGCTGTCGAATTACGCCGATGGACCGGCTCTCACGATCGAGTCCTACCCGATGACCGACGGGGCCGTCGACGTACCGGCGCTGTCTGACCAACTCGGCGACGACACCGCGATGGTGTACGCCGAGTCGCCGACGGTCCGCGGCGTTATCGAGGAACGCCTCGGCGCAATTGGCGACCTGGCTCACGACCACGAGGCGCTGTTTTGCCTCGGCTCGGACCCGCTCGCGCTGTCCCTGCTTGAGCGCCCGGTCGATGTCGGGGCAGACGTGGTCGTCGGCGACGCCGCGTCGCTGGGGACCGGGACCGCCTACGGCTTTGGACTGGGGATGTTTGTCACCCGCGAGGAGTACCTGCGGCAGGTCCCCGGTCGGCTGGTCGGGGCCAGCGAAGACGCCGCTGACCGCCGCGCGTACACGCTGACACTCCAGACACGAGAGCAGCACATCCGCAAGGAGCGAGCCACCTCCAACATCTGTACGAACCAGGCGTGGGTCGCGCTCCGAACCGCGATGCACGCCGCGTGGCTCGGCCCGGACGGGCTGGTCGACCTCGCCGAGGACTGTGTGACCCGCGCTCGTGACCTGGCCGACCGCCTCGACGACATCGTCGGCGTGAAAGCGCCGATTCACGGCCGCCATCACTTCCGGGAGTTCCTCGCACGTACGGACCAGCCCGCAAGCGCCATCGTTGCCGATCTCGCAGCAGAGGGCTTCGCGGTCCACGCGGTCGATGACCATCTGGTACAGGTGTGTACGACCGAGACCACTGCCGACGCCACAGACGAGTTCGTCGCGGCGTTCCGAGAGGTGGCGAAATGA
- a CDS encoding transcriptional regulator, with the protein MSDMPHLLYVGSAGDDADTAMPGTPASVTSVTGVADALSELAEHAYDAVVCEQHLSGGETGLEALAAIREQYDALPVVLCTAEPDGSVAARATRLDVTEYVPRSDVSLTDRVYDIVTQGREPAGRGNESRSSAALDDGPTRLPPELADSFDAIAGSISDAVVTIDADSEVVYANDEAAELTGYDRETLVGDDFAKVIPEHLRSSHFDGVDRYRRTGDRNVDWDYLELPLVTAAGEQLTVAVSFGDFERNGQWFCTGVLRDISDRKERERALEETNRRLDLALDGTDTGVYEWNLGTGEMVWDEATAELFGTTPAAFEGTVSAFYERVHPDDRQSLEAAFERVSESDERVDAEFRTDVDGETRWLRTSGVIEDRDAQAPRLVAIATDITERKEREQTLRANNDSLQELTQLATGNGLDKAETVGRVIEIGLDRLDMAFGYLSRIEDGVHEIQLVTGDTPLESGTQTPLEDTYCQRVLESGDLYAITDATTEDGHVGDVYRNSGVACYAGGLITVDGEPYGTLCFGDEQARSESFSDSEEAFMKLLVEWVNHELQRRHREDELERYENIIEAVDDGVYALDSEGYFQFVNQAMTDLTGYSESELLGSYTGFIKNDGVVERAESIVQEMIFEDRDDEETFELAIQQASGGSFPAQDHMTLLYDDDGRFAGTAGVIRDITEQKRRDEALSGLLDTTRSLMQAQTPQEVAETVIEAIQLDLGFDHALVRLYDEATDTLRPAAASDKVPERPVYDADEGFPGDAFQRGDPLVIDEFDRVDNYDSDALSATMYLPMGDHGAVSIGAQDGMELTDSDISVAEILASNAAAAFDRVERERSLLRYESVVENVRDMMYVLDDEGRVQLVTEPLAEWLGYERATLLGQHPSVVLEQDAVDEFARRIADLRQRDGTGGIQLETTLETAAGERRPVEIDVSLLDAEQFRGTVGVVRDLTELKQARAELEDERDRFSYLFNMLPDAVIETETVAGDPVVRSVNPAFSDVFGYGQETAVDSPLSDLLRPPDTSRDELPRFDGKQPNGDPFQTELRLMTETGFRDFLFRGVPYSRDGDSVRGFGIYTDITDQRERERRLKLLNRVLRHNLRNDLTVVLGMADALEDRIDDAERAAILDRLQRKAEEMASLSERARDMERSVRRDQFGTDPVDVSAAVTDIVSSYRDTHAGRIETDLPDTSVTAGDGRLHRILGELIENSLEHSGDDPSVRIEVTTDQRTVSITVADDGPGIPQHELDVVTGDEPITQLRHGTGLGLWLVVWVAETYGGTVNFGSGPDGGAVVTLELPKIDR; encoded by the coding sequence ATGTCCGATATGCCGCATTTGTTGTACGTAGGCTCTGCTGGCGATGACGCGGACACGGCCATGCCCGGCACGCCGGCTTCAGTCACGTCAGTCACCGGCGTGGCGGACGCACTGTCGGAGCTGGCCGAGCACGCCTACGACGCCGTCGTCTGTGAACAGCACCTGTCGGGAGGGGAAACTGGGCTGGAGGCACTGGCAGCGATACGTGAGCAGTACGACGCGCTCCCGGTCGTGCTCTGCACGGCCGAACCGGACGGCTCGGTCGCCGCTCGCGCGACACGACTCGATGTGACCGAGTACGTCCCTCGCAGCGACGTGTCGCTGACGGACCGAGTGTACGACATCGTGACGCAGGGGCGCGAACCAGCGGGCCGCGGCAACGAGAGTCGCTCATCGGCTGCTCTCGATGACGGGCCGACCCGGCTCCCACCGGAACTCGCGGACTCCTTTGACGCCATCGCCGGCAGTATCTCCGACGCCGTCGTCACAATCGATGCCGACAGCGAAGTCGTGTACGCCAACGACGAGGCCGCTGAGCTAACTGGCTATGACCGCGAGACGCTGGTCGGTGACGATTTCGCGAAAGTGATTCCCGAACATCTGCGAAGCTCCCACTTCGACGGCGTGGACCGCTACCGCCGGACCGGCGACCGGAACGTCGACTGGGACTACCTCGAACTGCCGCTCGTAACCGCTGCCGGAGAACAGCTGACCGTTGCGGTGTCGTTCGGTGATTTCGAGCGAAACGGGCAGTGGTTCTGTACGGGCGTTCTCAGGGATATCTCTGACCGGAAAGAGCGCGAGCGGGCGCTCGAAGAGACGAACCGCCGCCTCGACCTGGCGCTGGACGGAACGGATACCGGCGTCTACGAGTGGAATCTGGGCACCGGCGAGATGGTCTGGGACGAAGCGACCGCGGAACTCTTCGGAACGACGCCAGCGGCCTTCGAAGGCACCGTCTCCGCGTTCTATGAGCGCGTCCATCCCGATGACCGGCAGTCGCTCGAAGCGGCGTTCGAGCGGGTGTCCGAGAGCGACGAGCGGGTCGACGCCGAGTTCCGTACCGATGTCGACGGAGAGACGCGATGGCTCCGGACGAGCGGCGTTATCGAGGACCGCGACGCACAGGCCCCACGCCTTGTCGCCATCGCCACGGATATCACGGAGCGTAAGGAGCGCGAACAGACGCTGCGTGCCAACAACGACTCGCTGCAGGAGCTGACACAGCTTGCAACCGGGAACGGACTCGACAAGGCCGAAACTGTCGGCCGAGTTATCGAAATCGGGCTGGACCGGCTCGACATGGCGTTTGGCTACCTGAGCCGTATCGAAGACGGGGTCCACGAAATCCAGCTGGTCACCGGGGACACCCCCCTCGAATCCGGGACACAGACGCCGCTTGAAGACACGTACTGCCAGCGAGTGCTCGAATCCGGTGACCTCTACGCAATTACCGATGCCACCACCGAGGATGGGCACGTGGGTGACGTGTATCGAAACAGCGGCGTCGCGTGCTACGCCGGTGGGCTCATCACAGTCGACGGTGAGCCCTACGGAACGCTCTGCTTCGGCGACGAACAGGCCCGGTCGGAGTCATTCTCCGACAGCGAGGAGGCGTTCATGAAACTGCTCGTCGAGTGGGTGAACCACGAACTCCAACGCCGCCACCGCGAGGACGAACTCGAACGGTACGAGAACATCATCGAGGCGGTCGACGACGGCGTGTACGCCCTCGACTCCGAGGGGTACTTCCAGTTCGTCAATCAGGCGATGACCGACCTCACGGGCTACTCCGAGTCTGAACTGCTTGGCTCGTACACCGGTTTCATCAAGAACGATGGCGTCGTCGAGCGGGCCGAATCCATCGTTCAGGAGATGATATTCGAGGACCGCGACGACGAGGAGACGTTCGAACTGGCGATTCAGCAGGCGTCGGGTGGGTCGTTTCCCGCGCAGGACCACATGACGCTGCTGTACGACGACGACGGACGGTTCGCCGGGACCGCGGGCGTCATCCGGGACATCACGGAGCAGAAACGGCGTGACGAGGCACTGTCCGGACTGCTTGATACGACCCGGTCGCTCATGCAGGCACAGACGCCGCAGGAGGTCGCCGAAACAGTCATCGAAGCGATCCAGTTGGACCTCGGGTTCGACCACGCGCTCGTACGGCTGTACGACGAGGCAACGGACACCCTCAGACCCGCCGCCGCCAGCGATAAGGTCCCGGAACGGCCGGTGTACGATGCCGACGAGGGGTTCCCCGGCGACGCGTTCCAGCGCGGCGACCCGCTGGTCATCGACGAGTTCGACCGGGTGGACAACTACGACTCCGACGCCCTGTCGGCAACGATGTACCTCCCGATGGGTGATCACGGGGCCGTGAGCATCGGCGCACAAGACGGGATGGAGCTGACCGACTCGGACATCTCCGTGGCAGAAATCCTTGCCTCCAACGCGGCCGCCGCGTTCGACCGCGTCGAGCGCGAGCGGAGCCTGTTGCGGTACGAGTCGGTCGTCGAGAACGTCCGCGACATGATGTACGTCCTCGACGACGAAGGCCGGGTCCAGTTGGTCACTGAACCGCTCGCGGAGTGGCTCGGCTACGAGCGGGCGACGCTTCTCGGCCAGCATCCGAGCGTGGTCCTCGAACAGGACGCTGTCGACGAGTTCGCCCGCCGCATCGCCGACCTCCGTCAGCGGGACGGGACCGGCGGTATCCAACTCGAAACGACCCTTGAGACGGCCGCCGGGGAGCGGCGGCCGGTCGAAATCGACGTGTCGCTGCTCGATGCGGAGCAGTTCCGTGGCACCGTCGGCGTCGTCCGTGACCTGACCGAACTCAAACAGGCGCGGGCGGAGCTGGAAGACGAACGCGACCGGTTCTCGTACCTGTTTAACATGCTTCCAGACGCCGTCATCGAGACGGAGACAGTTGCAGGCGACCCGGTCGTCAGGTCAGTCAACCCTGCCTTTTCCGACGTGTTCGGGTATGGTCAGGAGACAGCCGTCGACAGTCCTCTGTCCGACCTCCTCCGCCCACCGGACACCAGTCGCGATGAACTACCTCGGTTCGACGGCAAGCAGCCGAACGGCGACCCCTTCCAGACCGAACTCCGACTGATGACCGAGACGGGGTTCCGTGACTTCCTCTTCCGGGGCGTGCCGTACAGCCGGGACGGCGACAGCGTCCGTGGATTCGGAATCTACACTGATATCACCGACCAGCGGGAGCGCGAGCGTCGGTTGAAACTGCTCAACCGCGTCCTCCGGCACAACCTCCGGAACGACCTGACTGTCGTCCTTGGCATGGCTGATGCACTGGAAGACCGAATCGACGACGCCGAGCGCGCCGCCATTCTCGACAGACTCCAGCGAAAGGCCGAAGAGATGGCATCACTGAGCGAGCGGGCACGAGACATGGAGCGGTCCGTTCGCCGCGACCAGTTCGGCACGGACCCGGTCGACGTGTCCGCGGCTGTCACGGATATCGTCTCATCATATCGCGACACGCACGCCGGCAGAATCGAAACAGACCTTCCGGATACGTCGGTGACAGCGGGCGATGGACGGTTACATCGAATCCTGGGCGAACTCATCGAAAACAGCCTCGAACACTCCGGCGACGACCCGTCGGTCCGCATCGAGGTGACGACAGACCAGCGAACCGTCTCGATCACGGTCGCCGACGACGGTCCGGGAATTCCACAGCACGAACTCGATGTCGTGACCGGTGATGAGCCGATTACGCAACTGCGCCACGGAACTGGACTCGGCCTGTGGCTGGTCGTCTGGGTAGCCGAAACCTACGGCGGCACAGTGAACTTTGGTAGCGGTCCGGACGGTGGGGCGGTCGTCACGCTGGAACTGCCAAAGATAGACCGCTAG
- a CDS encoding glycine cleavage system protein T, which yields MTLRAPPLSAVHQRADASFTDFGGWEMPVEFESIRTEHEAVRSEVGKFDVSHMGQITVAGPDAATLTQRLTTNDVTVLDPGEAQYGAITDEDGIMLDDTVVYRLPEGAADEFLFIPNAGHDGEMTERWLSERDERGLDATVTNRTEEYAMIAVQGPDAPDLLSAETEVSLAGLSRFEVTDGPVAGVDSLIARTGYTGEPGFEILCPPDDAEAVWGALECQPCGLGARDTLRLEMGFLLSGQEFHPVDEPRTPYEAGIGWTVKLDTEFVGRDALEGVAADGPEEKLIGIELIDRGVPRHGYDVTTPDGEPIGHITSGTMSPTLGAPIALAYVPAAYAEPGTSIRVVVRGEPKKARTRSTPFLDR from the coding sequence ATGACACTGCGGGCACCACCGCTTTCTGCGGTTCACCAGCGAGCCGACGCTTCGTTCACCGATTTCGGCGGGTGGGAGATGCCGGTCGAGTTCGAGTCGATTCGCACGGAACACGAGGCAGTTCGGAGCGAGGTTGGGAAGTTCGACGTTTCGCACATGGGACAGATAACCGTGGCCGGGCCGGACGCGGCAACACTGACACAGCGGCTGACCACCAACGACGTGACCGTGCTGGACCCGGGTGAGGCCCAGTACGGAGCCATCACAGACGAGGATGGGATCATGCTGGACGACACCGTCGTCTACCGGCTGCCGGAAGGCGCGGCCGATGAGTTCCTGTTCATCCCGAACGCCGGTCACGACGGGGAGATGACCGAGCGGTGGCTCTCCGAGCGGGACGAACGGGGGCTTGACGCGACAGTGACGAACCGGACCGAGGAGTACGCGATGATCGCCGTTCAGGGGCCTGACGCGCCGGACCTGCTGTCGGCCGAGACAGAGGTTTCGCTCGCTGGCCTGTCGCGGTTCGAGGTGACTGACGGGCCTGTCGCTGGCGTTGACTCTCTGATTGCCCGGACGGGATACACGGGCGAACCGGGCTTCGAAATCCTCTGTCCGCCAGACGATGCCGAAGCGGTCTGGGGCGCGCTTGAGTGCCAGCCCTGTGGGCTCGGCGCGCGCGACACCCTCCGCTTGGAAATGGGCTTTCTGCTCTCAGGGCAGGAGTTCCATCCAGTCGACGAGCCCAGGACGCCCTACGAGGCCGGTATCGGTTGGACTGTCAAACTGGATACGGAGTTCGTCGGTCGGGACGCACTGGAGGGCGTCGCCGCTGACGGTCCCGAAGAGAAGCTCATCGGCATCGAACTCATCGACCGTGGTGTCCCGCGCCACGGGTACGACGTGACGACGCCTGACGGAGAGCCAATCGGCCACATCACCAGCGGAACGATGAGTCCGACACTGGGAGCGCCGATTGCCCTCGCCTACGTCCCGGCGGCGTACGCCGAACCGGGTACATCTATCCGCGTTGTCGTCCGTGGTGAACCGAAGAAAGCACGTACCAGGAGCACGCCATTCCTCGATAGATGA
- a CDS encoding glycine cleavage system protein H, whose amino-acid sequence MSFDVPDDLRYLESHEWVRVAGDTAEVGITAFAQDELGDVVFVELPEEGAELTAAEDFGVVESIKAVSDVYAPVSGTVTAVNDRLRDEPELLNEDPFGDGWMLKVEVADESEVDDLLSPDAYRDQIE is encoded by the coding sequence ATGAGCTTCGACGTTCCCGACGACCTGCGATATCTGGAGTCACACGAATGGGTACGCGTCGCCGGCGATACCGCAGAGGTCGGCATCACGGCGTTCGCACAGGACGAGCTCGGCGACGTGGTGTTCGTCGAGCTGCCCGAGGAAGGGGCGGAGTTGACCGCCGCCGAGGACTTCGGCGTCGTGGAGTCGATCAAGGCCGTGTCCGACGTGTACGCCCCCGTCTCCGGCACCGTCACAGCAGTTAACGACCGACTCCGCGACGAGCCGGAACTGCTGAACGAGGACCCGTTCGGTGACGGCTGGATGCTCAAGGTCGAAGTGGCCGACGAGAGCGAAGTCGACGACTTGCTCTCACCCGACGCGTACCGCGACCAGATCGAGTAA
- a CDS encoding peptide-methionine (S)-S-oxide reductase has translation MTPSAYEPTHPTALAVDAEAPGPAATASATFGMGCFWGPDARFGAMPGVVRTRVGYAGGTEPEPSYYSLGDHTEVVQVEYDPETVSYEALLNVFWANHAPFSAPLKRQYRGVVLAHDDRQRETAARTREELESQTGKSVETAIETLDRFYLAEGYHQKYELRSTPVVADELEEIYGDAFVDSTVAARLNGFVAGHGDDDEREALFAQLDISPAALSEVRRRL, from the coding sequence ATGACTCCGAGTGCGTACGAGCCAACCCATCCCACAGCACTGGCTGTCGATGCCGAGGCACCGGGGCCGGCGGCGACAGCATCAGCGACGTTCGGTATGGGCTGTTTCTGGGGCCCAGACGCCCGCTTCGGCGCGATGCCGGGGGTGGTCAGGACGCGAGTGGGCTACGCCGGTGGAACCGAGCCGGAGCCCAGCTACTACTCGCTGGGCGACCACACAGAGGTCGTGCAGGTCGAGTACGACCCGGAAACGGTGAGCTACGAGGCCCTGCTGAACGTGTTCTGGGCGAACCATGCGCCGTTCTCCGCGCCCCTGAAGCGCCAGTATCGCGGTGTGGTGTTAGCCCACGACGACCGGCAGCGCGAAACCGCAGCGCGGACGCGTGAGGAACTGGAATCGCAGACCGGGAAGTCCGTCGAGACGGCAATCGAAACCCTCGACCGGTTCTATCTGGCGGAGGGGTACCACCAGAAGTACGAACTCCGCTCGACGCCAGTGGTCGCCGACGAACTCGAAGAGATCTACGGCGATGCGTTCGTCGATTCGACGGTCGCCGCCCGGCTCAACGGCTTCGTCGCCGGCCACGGGGACGACGACGAACGTGAGGCGCTGTTTGCCCAGCTGGATATCTCTCCGGCTGCGCTCTCTGAGGTCCGCCGCCGGCTCTAA